A DNA window from Pseudomonadota bacterium contains the following coding sequences:
- a CDS encoding AbrB/MazE/SpoVT family DNA-binding domain-containing protein: MQITKISPKRQITIPKEICKKLNLETGDYLEVDTINEGIVLIPKKLISRDQEWFWSKEWQAKEKEADEAISRCEVSQIFENADDLIKHLRQQK; encoded by the coding sequence ATGCAAATTACAAAAATCAGCCCAAAAAGACAGATTACAATTCCAAAGGAGATATGTAAAAAGCTGAATTTAGAGACTGGGGACTATTTAGAGGTTGATACGATCAATGAAGGGATTGTGCTCATTCCAAAGAAGCTTATTTCCAGAGACCAGGAGTGGTTCTGGTCAAAAGAATGGCAGGCAAAGGAAAAAGAGGCGGATGAAGCCATTTCCAGATGTGAGGTATCTCAGATTTTTGAAAATGCTGACGATCTCATAAAACATCTCAGGCAACAAAAGTGA